In the genome of Pueribacillus theae, one region contains:
- a CDS encoding NYN domain-containing protein, translated as MDILIVDGYNIIGAWPELKEMKDTDLEGARDLLIDKMAEYQAYTGYQVIIVFDAYLVPGIQKVFNRHDVTVIFTSEGETADEKIEQLTVELKGVLTQIHVATSDYAEQKAIFGQGALRKSARELLNEVKRIEKGIEEKIEEIDRSVRKSKIWLSPEVQAAFEKWRRGKS; from the coding sequence ATGGATATTCTGATTGTGGACGGCTATAACATCATTGGAGCCTGGCCGGAATTAAAAGAGATGAAAGATACCGATCTCGAAGGTGCGCGTGATTTGTTGATCGATAAAATGGCCGAGTATCAGGCATACACAGGTTATCAAGTGATCATTGTATTTGATGCGTACCTCGTTCCAGGCATCCAAAAAGTGTTCAACCGCCATGATGTGACTGTCATTTTTACGAGTGAAGGCGAGACGGCGGATGAAAAAATTGAGCAATTAACCGTCGAGTTAAAGGGGGTACTTACACAAATCCATGTGGCGACATCGGATTACGCGGAACAAAAAGCGATCTTTGGCCAGGGGGCATTGCGAAAGTCAGCTCGTGAACTTTTAAATGAAGTGAAAAGAATTGAAAAAGGGATTGAAGAAAAAATTGAGGAAATCGACCGTTCAGTACGCAAATCAAAGATTTGGCTTTCCCCGGAAGTACAGGCAGCTTTTGAAAAATGGCGAAGGG
- the rlmB gene encoding 23S rRNA (guanosine(2251)-2'-O)-methyltransferase RlmB encodes MESELIMGRNPVLEALRSNREINKLWVNEGSRGGQMNELIELAKKNGVLIQFVPKQKLDRLVNQGNHQGVVASIAAYNYAGMDELFQRAEALNEAPFFLLLDEIEDPHNLGSILRTAECVGVHGIIIPKRRSVGLTAAVAKASTGAIEHVPVVRVGNLAQTMDELKERGLWFVGADAKGKQDFREADYDMPVGLVIGSEGKGIGRLIKQKCDFLVRLPMKGKVTSLNASVAAGVLMYEVLRKRSPIGG; translated from the coding sequence ATGGAAAGTGAACTCATCATGGGAAGAAATCCAGTCCTTGAGGCTCTCCGTTCAAATCGGGAAATTAATAAATTATGGGTGAACGAAGGTTCACGCGGTGGGCAAATGAACGAACTCATCGAACTTGCGAAAAAAAACGGTGTGCTCATCCAATTTGTCCCGAAGCAAAAGCTTGATCGATTAGTCAATCAAGGGAATCATCAAGGTGTCGTCGCTTCGATTGCAGCCTACAACTATGCCGGAATGGACGAGCTTTTCCAAAGAGCGGAGGCGTTGAATGAAGCTCCTTTTTTCCTTTTGCTTGATGAAATCGAAGACCCCCATAACTTAGGTTCCATTTTGCGGACGGCAGAATGTGTAGGGGTTCATGGCATCATCATTCCAAAACGCCGATCAGTCGGATTGACAGCAGCGGTCGCAAAAGCATCGACAGGAGCGATTGAACATGTTCCCGTCGTCCGCGTCGGAAACTTGGCACAAACGATGGATGAATTAAAAGAAAGAGGGCTATGGTTTGTAGGAGCGGACGCCAAAGGAAAGCAAGACTTCCGTGAAGCGGATTACGATATGCCGGTTGGGCTTGTCATTGGCAGTGAAGGAAAAGGCATCGGTCGGTTAATTAAGCAAAAATGTGATTTCCTCGTGCGCCTTCCAATGAAAGGGAAAGTGACGTCGCTTAATGCATCGGTTGCGGCAGGCGTTTTAATGTATGAAGTTTTGCGGAAGCGAAGCCCAATCGGGGGTTAG
- a CDS encoding Mini-ribonuclease 3, with product MAQSNVDAKQLNALALAYMGDAVLEVFVREHLLKSGQVRPQRLHRLATNYVSAKAQAKVLHKLREANFFTEEEEAVLRRGRNAKSPTIPKNTDVQTYRYSTALEALIGYHYLQKNDERIDSIISAMISFIEERSVQNGK from the coding sequence ATGGCCCAAAGCAATGTTGATGCCAAACAATTAAATGCCCTTGCACTTGCGTACATGGGTGATGCTGTCTTGGAAGTATTTGTGCGCGAACATTTGCTTAAAAGCGGGCAAGTTCGCCCGCAGCGATTGCACCGCCTTGCGACAAACTATGTATCGGCAAAGGCACAAGCAAAAGTTCTTCACAAATTAAGAGAAGCCAATTTTTTTACTGAAGAGGAAGAGGCTGTATTAAGAAGGGGAAGAAATGCAAAGTCACCAACGATTCCTAAAAATACTGACGTCCAAACGTACCGTTACAGTACAGCCCTTGAGGCATTAATTGGCTATCATTACTTACAGAAAAATGATGAACGAATCGATAGCATCATCTCGGCTATGATTTCGTTCATTGAAGAAAGAAGTGTTCAAAATGGAAAGTGA